In Chryseobacterium sp. C-71, the genomic window TAAGCTAATAACCACAATTACCATCAGCAATGATGGTAATTTTTTATACTATAAAATCATACAATATTTAGATCATTTGATACCTGTAATTAATTAAGACTTTCAGAAGCTTTATCCAGCTCTTCACTATATCTTTTTTGTGCCTGTGCTTTTTCATTGCAACAAAAAAGGATGCCGTTGCGATCTGGGCTAGGGGTGACTGCATTCTTTTGATTATCTGTCAAAATAACCAATGACTTTTTTTCGTTCTAAAAGCTTGATTTAGGCTTGCTTGATGCTTGATGCTTGATGCTTGATGCATATTCAAAATTACATTTTCTGGATATATTTTAAAAGGTAATGATTTCTTACTATTTCATTATAACCAAGGTTTTGCAATCATCTTAAACTATTCAAAATACGTACAACAAATAGTTCTGCAATAAGTACAACTGCTTGAAAAGCCGCAGAGCGGCGGACTGTTAATAGAAAAAGAATACAGCTCACGGATGGAGAAGCTCCTTAGGAGCGACCTGTACATTATTTCAACCCCTGAGACAAATCACTTCTTAGATGATAAACAGATATCGATCCGACGGAATGCACTTTTCCCCGCATTAACTTTTCCTACACAAATATCCTTCCTACGGAGCAACTTGTAATGTCGTTAAAAAAATATAAATGGTGGAATAGATAGCCTTCCATAGGAACGCGTCAGCTTTTTTCTACATAGATATTGCTTTTAAGGAGCAACTGTTTAGATTCTTGCTTTCGATAGATTACATTCAACTTGAACTTTCATCAACTTCTTTCCCCAAACCGGATCTCAAACCTTGAATATTGGAGGTTAAAATTTGATTTACAGATGGCGGATTCGTTTACTTTTAGGTAGATTTAGAACAAAAAAAAGTCTCATACAACTGAATGTATGAGACTTTTAAATAAAAACTGGCGGCGACCTACTCTCCCGCTTTCGCAGTACCATCGGCGCTGGTGGGCTTAACTTCTGTGTTCGGAATGGGAACAGGTGAGCCCCACCGCTAAAACCACCCTAAAGGTTGTATATGGTTGTCAGTTTTTGGTTGATTGTTGATGGTATGATACTATCAACTGTCAACTCCCTACTGTCAACTGTTTTATCGATAAAAATGTTCACAAAGAGAGAACCTTGATTGCGCAATTAAGGCTTGCCAATTAGGCAATAAATCTACGGGTAATTAGTACTACTCGGCTATGCTGTTACCAACTTTACACCTGTAGCCTATCAACGTCGTCATCTCCAACGACCCTTAAAAGATGTCTCATCTTGAGGCGAGTTTCGCACTTATATGCTTTCAGTGCTTATCTCTTCCAAACGTAGCTACTCAGCGGTGCACCTGGCGGTACAACTGATACACCAGAGGTTTGTTCAATTCGGTCCTCTCGTACTAGAATCAAGCCCTCTCAAACATCTAACGCCCGCAATAGATAGAGACCGAACTGTCTCACGACGTTCTGAACCCAGCTCGCGTGCCACTTTAATGGGCGAACAGCCCAACCCTTGGGACCTTCTCCAGCCCCAGGATGTGACGAGCCGACATCGAGGTGCCGAACCTCCCCGTCGATGTGAGCTCTTGGGGGAGACTAGCCTGTTATCCCCGGAGTACCTTTTATCCTATGAGCGATGGCCCTTCCATACGGAACCACCGGATCACTATGTCCTGCTTTCGCACCTGATCGACTTGTAGGTCTCACAGTCAAGCACCCTTATGCCATTACACTCTACGCACGGTTACCAAGCGTGCTGAGGGTACCTTTGAAAGCCTCCGTTACTCTTTTGGAGGCGACCACCCCAGTCAAACTACCCACCACGCAGTGTCCTTGATAAATCAAGTTAGGCTCCAAGTAAGTAAAGGGTGGTATTTCAACGTTGACTCCACAAACACTAGCGTGCCTGCTTCAAAGTCTCCCACCTATCCTACACATTACTTACTCAAAGTCAATACGAAGTTATAGTAAAGGTTCACAGGGTCTTTTCGTCCCATTGCGGGTAAACGGCATCTTCACCGTTACTACAATTTCACAGAGCTCATGGTTGAGACAGTGCCCAGATCGTTACACCATTCGTGCAGGTCGGAACTTACCCGACAAGGAATTTCGCTACCTTAGGACCGTTATAGTTACGGCCGCCGTTTACTGGGGCTTCAGTCAAACGCTTCGCATTGCTGCTAACGCCCTTCCTTAACCTTCCAGCACCGGGCAGGTGTCAGACCCTATACAGCATCTTTCGATTTAGCAGAGTCCTGTGTTTTTGATAAACAGTCGCCTGGGCCTCTTCACTGCGGCCAGCATTGCTGCTGGCGTCTCTTCTTCCGAAGTTACGAGACTATTTTGCCTAGTTCCTTAACCATGATTCACTCTAGCACCTTAGGATTCTCTCCTCGACTACCTGTGTCGGTTTTGGTACGGGTTGCTTCACTTCGGCTTTTCTTGGAAGCACTTTCCTTACAGCAACTTCGCCCGAAGGCTAGGTCTTGACTATTCCGTCAGTCTCCAGTAAGTACGGCACTCCGTCCCCTTTTTAGTGTGAGCAAGTATGGGAATATTAACCCATTGTCCATCCACTACCCCTTTCGGGTTCGCGTTAGGTCCCGACTAACCCTCAGCTGATTAGCATGGCTGAGGAAACCTTAGTCTTTCGGTGAGCGGGTTTCTCGCCCGCTTTATCGTTACTTATGCCTACATTTTCTTTTCTGTACGCTCCACCAAGCCTCACGACTCAGCTTCTGTGCAAACAGAATGCTCCCCTACCAGATACAACCCTAAGTTGTAAATCCATAGCTTCGGTACTCTATTTATGCCCGATTATTATCCATGCCGGACCGCTCGACTAGTGAGCTGTTACGCACTCTTTAAATGAATGGCTGCTTCCAAGCCAACATCCTAGCTGTCAATGCAGTCCAACCGCGTTGCTTCAACTTAATAGAGATTTGGGGACCTTAGCTGTTGGTCTGGGTTCTTTCCCTCTCGGACACGGACCTTAGCACCCGCGCCCTCACTGCCGTGGAACATTTATTAGCATTCGGAGTTTGTCAGGAATTGGTAGGATTTGACTCCCCCGCATCCAATCAGTAGCTCTACCTCTAATAAACTTATACACGACGCTGCACCTAAATGCATTTCGGGGAGTACGAGCTATCTCCCAGTTTGATTGGCCTTTCACCCCTACCCACAGGTCATCCGAAGACTTTTCAACGTCAACCGGTTCGGTCCTCCACTTTGTGTTACCAAAGCTTCAACCTGCCCATGGGTAGATCACAAGGTTTCGCGTCTAATACTACTAACTAAGCGCCCTATTCAGACTCGCTTTCGCTCCGGCTCCGTACCTGAAGTACTTAACCTCGCTAGTAACATTAACTCGTAGGCTCATTATGCAAAAGGCACGCCGTCACCCAACTTGTGGGCTCCGACCGCTTGTAGGCGTACGGTTTCAGGTTCTATTTCACCCTTCTATTCGAAGTGCTTTTCACCTTTCCTTCACAGTACTTGTTCACTATCGGTCTTTCAGGAGTATTTAGCCTTGGAGGATGGTCCCCCCATATTCAGACAGGATTTCACGTGTCCCGCCCTACTCATTTATCATCTAAATATACCTTTCATGTACGGGGCTATCACCCTCTATGGCTGTTCTTTCCAGAACATTCTATTAAATATATAAAGACTTTTGGGCTAATCCGCGTTCGCTCGCCACTACTTACGGAATCTCTTCGATTTCTTTTCCTCAGGGTACTTAGATGTTTCAGTTCTCCTGGTTTGCTCCTCTTACGAGGTGACATGTCTTCAACATGCCGGGTTGCCCCATTCGGACATCTGCGGATCAATTCGTGTGTGCCGATCCCCGCAGCTTTTCGCAGCTTACCGCGTCCTTCTTCGCCTCTGAAAGCCTAGGCATCCGCCATACGCCCTTAACGATTTCTTTCCTAATTATTAATTAGTTCAGTATTTTTTGTCTAACATCGCTGTTAAACTATTTTGTAAACTCAAACGCTTAATTGCGCTCGGTTTTCTCTTTGTGATATTTTTACCGTTAATGTCAATGATCTTATGTCTTTCTGCTTGTCTGATAAATGAATATTTGTTTTGGCTCTATTCATCTTACTTTTAAATCAAACTCGCAAAACTGTGGAGAATAAGGGAGTCGAACCCTTGACCTTCCCGATGAATCGGGATGCTCTAGCCCCTATCGGCTAAAATCCTTTGTTTTCTTTTTTAAATAACTTCTATTCTTGTTACATCTCTGTAATCTTTTCATTACTTTTCAGTAATTGTGGAGAATAAGGGAGTCGAACCCTTGACCTCCTGCGTGCAAGGCAGGCGCTCTAGCCAGCTGAGCTAATTCCCCTCTAGTTGAGTTGGCGAGTGATTGTGTTGGAGGGTTTGAGCGTTAACTCATTATCTCTTATACTCTCAAACTCCTGTACTCAAAATTAGTAGTCTCGGGCAGGCTCGAACTGCCGACCTCTACATTATCAGTGTAGCGCTCTAACCAGCTGAGCTACGAGACTTCATGTTTTTAGTTGTCGGTTGTCGGTTTTTAGTTGTTAGCTTTAATACTAACTTCTAATGATCTAACCTCTAACTTCTGTAACTAAAATCTCTCTTTCCCTGATACTAATTTCTAGTGGGTTTTGTATTTTTATAATATAAGCAACCGAGTAAAAAACTAAAACGTTTTCTTTTAAGTAAGTACATGGTACAGTAAAGTACCTTTATTTGTTTAACGTCGAAAGACGCTCTAAAATGAGATGTTCCAGCCGCACCTTCCGGTACGGCTACCTTGTTACGACTTAGCCCTAGTTACCTGTTTTACCCTAGGCAGCTCCTGTTACGGTCACCGACTTCAGGTACCCCAGACTTCCATGGCTTGACGGGCGGTGTGTACAAGGCCCGGGAACGTATTCACCGCGCCATGGCTGATGCGCGATTACTAGCGATTCCAGCTTCATAGAGTCGAGTTGCAGACTCCAATCCGAACTGAGACCGGCTTTCGAGATTTGCATCACATCGCTGTGTAGCTGCCCTCTGTACCGGCCATTGTATTACGTGTGTGGCCCAAGGCGTAAGGGCCGTGATGATTTGACGTCATCCCCACCTTCCTCTCTACTTGCGTAGGCAGTCTCACTAGAGTCCTCAACTGAATGTTAGCAACTAGTGACAGGGGTTGCGCTCGTTGCAGGACTTAACCTAACACCTCACGGCACGAGCTGACGACAACCATGCAGCACCTTGAAAATTGCCCGAAGGAAGGTCTATTTCTAAACCGATCAATTCCCATTTAAGCCTTGGTAAGGTTCCTCGCGTATCATCGAATTAAACCACATAATCCACCGCTTGTGCGGGCCCCCGTCAATTCCTTTGAGTTTCAAACTTGCGTTCGTACTCCCCAGGTGGCTAACTTATCACTTTCGCTTAGTCTCTGAATCCGAAGACCCAAAAACGAGTTAGCATCGTTTACGGCGTGGACTACCAGGGTATCTAATCCTGTTCGCTCCCCACGCTTTCGTCCATCAGCGTCAGTTAAGACATGGTAACCTGCCTTCGCAATTGGTGTTCTAAGTAATATCTATGCATTTCACCGCTACACTACTTATTCCAGCTACCTCTACCTTACTCAAGACCCGCAGTATCAATGGCAGTTTCATAGTTAAGCTATGAGATTTCACCACTGACTTACGAGTCCGCCTACGGACCCTTTAAACCCAATAAATCCGGATAACGCTTGCACCCTCCGTATTACCGCGGCTGCTGGCACGGAGTTAGCCGGTGCTTATTCATACTGTACCTTCAGCTACTTACACGTAAGTAGGTTTATCCCAGTATAAAAGAAGTTTACAACCCATAGGGCCGTCGTCCTTCACGCGGGATGGCTGGATCAGGCTCTCACCCATTGTCCAATATTCCTCACTGCTGCCTCCCGTAGGAGTCTGGTCCGTGTCTCAGTACCAGTGTGGGGGATCACCCTCTCAGGCCCCCTAAAGATCATTGACTTGGTGAGCCGTTACCTCACCAACTATCTAATCTTGCGCGTGCCCATCTCTATCCACCGGAGTTTTCAATAAAAAACGATGCCGTTTCTTATATTATGGGGTATTAATCTTCCTTTCGAAAGGCTATCCCCCTGATAAAGGTAGGTTGCACACGTGTTCCGCACCCGTGCGCCGCTCTCAAAGATCCGAAGATCTTCTACCGCTCGGCTTGCATGTGTTAGGCCTCCCGCTAGCGTTCATCCTGAGCCAGGATCAAACTCTCCATTGTATGTTTGTCTGACTCACTCAAAGTTTTGACGCTTTAGTTTTTCCTTACTTGGTTGTTATATCTATTTTTCAATGATCTCTCTTCTTCCGCTTCCTCAGCTACCCTTTTCTGTCGTTGGGCGTTGCCGTATTTGCGTGTGCAAAAGTAATAACTTATTTCTAATTGACCAAATGTTTTTTGAAGAAATTTTAAAGTTTTTTAAGTAACCCTAAACTCTTTTCTCAAACCCTTAATCCGCTACTCCTGCGCTCCCCGTATTGGGATTGCAAAGATACAAATCTTTTCTAAACTCACAAATTTTTATCGCTAAAAATTTTAATGAATGTTTCTTGATCTACATCCTATTAAAGTAACTTAAATTATCCGCCCGGAGGCGCTCCTGCGCTACTGATATACTCTCGTTTTCAGTGGGGCAAAAGTAGTACGTTTATACCCCTACTTCCAAATCTATTTAACATAAAATTCATATTTTATTCATATTTGATGCTAAATAGCTGAAAACATGAGAGAAAAATTTTTATGAAACTGGAGGTTGGAGGATGGAGGACGGGGGTTTGTGTCGGGAGAAGTTAGAGAGTTTGTTTGTTGGAGCTTTTGAAAGGTTTTGAAAGGTGGCATGAATGACTGTGAGCGTGAATGTTAGGAAAGACTAGAACGAGGAGCATTCAAAAAGGAGGATTGGAGAAGCACAGAGTGGCAGGGAGCGGGTGAAGAATTAGCAATATGATGTGCCGCTCCTACGGAGCTCATCTTCTTTACTGTAAATTACACTACAAACAGGACGCTCCCATGGAGCTCAAAATTTATACTATCCGACTATCTATGAACAGTGAGCTCCGCAGGAGCTCAAAATTTTAATCTTGGTAATAATATCTACAAATAGACCGCTCCTAAAGGATCTCAAACTTTAGACTATCTATATATAGTATAAACAGTGGCTCCTCGGAGTTAAATCTTTCATGTCAACGAGTCAGGCTATGAATGTGGCGCTACTGAGCGAACTCAAGCATTCGTTTTTTAAATGAAGGTTATTTACTCTGACAAATATTAGTATAATGACCTCCACCCTAGCCCCCATAGAAAAGGTTACCCGCAGCAAGCGCTAGGAAAAGAATTGGCGCGAGGAATATGAATGGATGTAAGTCTCCCTAAAAACTGGACATTTTATAACCCTGAAAATATTAACAAAAAACGATTAATTTTAGGTTATGAGAACGAGCAAATTTACAGACAGCCAAATTTTGGCTATTTTAAAGGAGTATGATTCGGGACAGACTGCAAAAGAATTGTCTCGGAAATATGGATTTCATTATCAGACTTTGCACGATTGGAAAAAGAAATTCAGCGGGATTAATTCTACCAAAGAACTGGCAAAAATTAAAGAACTGGAATCAGAGAATAATCGCTTGAAAAAGATGTTTGCCAACCTTAGTTTGGAACATGAAGCACTGAAAGACGTACTCTCAAAAAAGTGGTAAAGCCTGCCACAAAACGGGAAGTGGTTGCTTATCTGGTTTCAGAATATCCGATGAACATTCGGCAGGCGTGTAAATCTTTGAATTTGGAGCGAAGCAGCTATTACTATCATCCTAAAAGAAAAGATGATACGGACGTCATTGATTGCCTGAATCAACTTTCTGAAAAACATCCCAGCTATGGATTCAAGAAAATGTTTCACAGTCTTCGTAATGAGGGTTTTGGTTGGAATCATAAGAAAGTATATAGAATTTACAAGAAATTAGGACTGAATATTTTGAGAAAAAGAAGGAGAAGACTTGCTTCAAGAGAAAGACAAAACTTGGAAGTTCCTGAAAAATACAATGAAGTTTGGAGTATGGACTTTATGAGTGATTCTTTGTTTAACTCAAGACGATTCCGAACGTTGAACATTATTGATGATCATAACAGAGAATCGATTTGGATCGAAGCCGGGCTTTCCATCGGAGCGATGCATATGACCGATCTATTGGAATGGATTGTAAAGGAAAGAGGAAAACCAAAAGCAATACGAACAGATAATGGTCCCGAGTTTACGAGTTCTGTTTTTACGAATTGGTGTCATAAACACAGAATTGAAATCCGGTACATTCAACCGGGGAAACCTGTTCAGAATGCTTTTATTGAAAGGTTCAACAGAAGCTATAGAACAGAGGTTCTGGATGCAAGAATCTTCAATAATTTGATAGAAGTACGGGAAATAACTTCTGATTGGATGGAGCATTACAACAATAACAGACCTCATGAAAGCTTGGGAAACCTATCTCCAATGCAGTATTTGTTAAAAAAGGAAAACTCGCCAGACGCTAATCCCAACACCGAGTTTTCTCCTTTTCAACAAATTTTGCCAGCATCAACAACAGAATGAAATATTTTATAGTTTTACAAAACAAAATGAGGGTATAATTCTGTCCAACGTTCGGGGAGACTTACATGGAGAGCGGGAAAAAACTGCTAAGGAAAAAGACTTTTCCTTATATAATATAGTAAGATAATTATAATACCTGTTGTGCATTTTGCAGACACTGTCAAGTGATTGATAATTAAAATGTCTGTTTACTGAAGGATACAATATTATATATGATTAAATGTTTTCTCTTCTTTCAGATATTCAGTTTCTATACCTTTTAATAGAAAAACATTTTTGAGAACCGAATCTCTTTGTTCAATTGCCTGTAAGCAAGCGTAAGTAATGACGGAAACAATTTGAGCTCCGGTTAAATCATAATTTGTAGCAATTTTACGTAAAATATCAGCATCTTCTAAAGTTATATTTGCCGGAATCATTTTTTTCCATAATAGAAATCTGTCGTCAGCATCAGGTTTACTATAACTGACTAAACAATTGAATCGTCTGAGAAACGCATCATCAATATTATTTTTAAAATTTGTAGTAAGAATAATTAATCCATTAAAATTTTCTACCCTTTGAAGCAAATAACTCACTTCCTGATTAGCATATCGATCATTTGAAGATTTGGTTTGGGTACGTTTTCCAAACAGAGCATCTGCCTCGTCGAAAATCAATATGCAATTTTTGTTTTCTGCCTGAATAAAGATTTTTTCAAGATTTTTTTCTGTTTCTCCAATATATTTAGAAACGACCTGTGACAAATCGATACGATATACTTCGCGTTGAAATTCTTTACCTAATAAAGTTGCAGTAAGTGTTTTCCCCGTTCCCGAAGGGCCATAAAACAACGCTCTGTATCCCGGAAGAAGGTGTTTTCCCATCCCCCAACTTCCCCGTAAAGTCTGATTATGCTTTACCCAAAGCCTCATCTGATGAATCTGATTCTGAACGGTGTTATTTACCACTAAATCCTGCCATTCTAACAGGGTAGAAACTTCTTTAGCCGGAAAATCAGGACTGAATTTTGGTTTTAATTTTTCTC contains:
- a CDS encoding IS3 family transposase; translation: MVKPATKREVVAYLVSEYPMNIRQACKSLNLERSSYYYHPKRKDDTDVIDCLNQLSEKHPSYGFKKMFHSLRNEGFGWNHKKVYRIYKKLGLNILRKRRRRLASRERQNLEVPEKYNEVWSMDFMSDSLFNSRRFRTLNIIDDHNRESIWIEAGLSIGAMHMTDLLEWIVKERGKPKAIRTDNGPEFTSSVFTNWCHKHRIEIRYIQPGKPVQNAFIERFNRSYRTEVLDARIFNNLIEVREITSDWMEHYNNNRPHESLGNLSPMQYLLKKENSPDANPNTEFSPFQQILPASTTE
- a CDS encoding transposase; this encodes MRTSKFTDSQILAILKEYDSGQTAKELSRKYGFHYQTLHDWKKKFSGINSTKELAKIKELESENNRLKKMFANLSLEHEALKDVLSKKW
- a CDS encoding ATP-binding protein — translated: MPFKVLKSYIIQSLLPPAEEGEENYDFQNTFSQVLQQETTHDEVVILLLALVPHVLPNFFDDIIKELHPEGGEFPELGGIRLENHRGMLPTGETAQYILAKESIESRLKIQQLFDTSHWFFKDQIITIDSVKEGEPLMSGRLILKPETVHLLLYGEKLKPKFSPDFPAKEVSTLLEWQDLVVNNTVQNQIHQMRLWVKHNQTLRGSWGMGKHLLPGYRALFYGPSGTGKTLTATLLGKEFQREVYRIDLSQVVSKYIGETEKNLEKIFIQAENKNCILIFDEADALFGKRTQTKSSNDRYANQEVSYLLQRVENFNGLIILTTNFKNNIDDAFLRRFNCLVSYSKPDADDRFLLWKKMIPANITLEDADILRKIATNYDLTGAQIVSVITYACLQAIEQRDSVLKNVFLLKGIETEYLKEEKTFNHI